The following coding sequences lie in one Metopolophium dirhodum isolate CAU chromosome 5, ASM1992520v1, whole genome shotgun sequence genomic window:
- the LOC132945837 gene encoding SCP2 sterol-binding domain-containing protein 1 isoform X5, which translates to MELHEVRLPAKPHVVLCSGKVEELPSDAVFHGMKERIESNPSLLKSINGVFVYHITKSGKVTSTWTADLKIGKIYRGEPEKGIKADTTLTIDDSDMIDLALGKLNPQMAFMKGKLKIKGNIMLAQKLKALNTESKL; encoded by the exons ATGGAATTACACGAAGTTAGATTGCCAGCCAAACCACATGTGGTATTGTGCTCTGGGAAAGTCGAAGAACTACCAAGCGATGCAGTATTCCACGGTATGAAAGAACGCATAGAATCTAATCCAAGcttattaaaatctataaatggGGTCTTCGTTTATCACATCACAAAAAGTGGTAAAGTCACAAGTACATGGA ccGCAGATTTGAAGATTGGTAAAATTTATCGTGGAGAACCTGAAAAAGGCATTAAAGCAGATACGACATTGACCATTGATGATTCAGACATGATTGATTTG GCTCTTGGAAAGCTAAATCCTCAGATGGCATTTATGAAAGGTAAATTGAAAATCAAAGGAAACATCATGTTAGCTCAAAAATTAAAAGCATTAAACACAGAATCCAAATTGtaa
- the LOC132945838 gene encoding zinc finger TRAF-type-containing protein 1 homolog, with protein sequence MSDGEGSAQTAAVETGGQSENMTVAMDGQQQQQQQNVSITKDDGEPNPKKAKLSGGGGGEVFGRGGGGADKQHSASDKLEHRLGGILCCAVCLDLPRSSIYQCTNGHLMCAGCFAHLLADARLRDEMATCPNCRVDIAKNTATRNLAVEKAVSELPSECQFCAKEFPRNTLQHHEQQLCAERPVKCGYSKIGCPWRGPSHEASEHEKVCPHPSTTGKDVMSALDAMDQKFQEEKLLYDTIFDLMSFEKITFNDLQLKPYRTEEFVHKLYYETARFSAFNFQWVVKTRINNMQRDPALSVDRHMSYQLILKTKIPTPMSVHYLVVKGPFGDMKVNPKIYKFEFNENETETQFVTLPLPDSAECNRLLAAKTINLRLIMFLVSK encoded by the exons ATGTCCGACGGCGAAGGTTCGGCCCAGACGGCCGCAGTAGAGACGGGCGGCCAGTCGGAAAACATGACGGTGGCCATGGATGGCcagcagcaacaacagcagcagaACGTGTCCATCACCAAAGACGACGGCGAACCGAACCCAAAAAAGGCCAAGCTATCAGGCGGCGGCGGAGGCGAAGTTTTCGGCCGGGGCGGCGGTGGCGCGGACAAGCAGCACTCCGCTTCGGACAAGCTGGAGCACAGGCTGGGAGGCATACTGTGCTGCGCCGTGTGCTTGGACTTGCCCAGGTCGTCCATCTATCAG TGTACAAATGGACATTTAATGTGCGCTGGATGCTTTGCTCATTTGTTGGCTGATGCACGTTTACGAGATGAAATGGCCACATGTCCCAATTGTCGTGTGGACATTGCGAAAAACACAGCCACACGTAACTTGGCTGTTGAGAAAGCAGTCAGTGAACTACCATCAGAGTGTCAGTTTTGCGCCAAAGAATTCCCACGTAACACATTACAACATCACGAACAACAGCTTTGTGCAGAACG accaGTAAAATGTGGATACAGTAAGATAGGCTGCCCTTGGCGTGGACCCAGTCATGAAGCATCTGAACATGAAAAAGTGTGCCCTCACCCATCAACTACGGGAAAAGATGTCATGTCTGCACTTGATGCTATGGACCAAAAGTTTCAGGAAGAGAAACTTCTATATGACACCATATTTGACTTGATGAGTTTTGAAAAGATAACATTTaatg ATTTGCAATTAAAACCATACCGAACAGAAGAGTTTGTACACAAGTTGTACTATGAGACTGCCAGATTTTCAGCGTTCAATTTTCAGTGGGTTGTCAAAACCCGCATCAATAACATGCAAAGAGACCCAGCGTTAAGTGTTGATCGTCACATGTCATACCAG CTGATTCTGAAAACCAAAATCCCCACACCTATGTCTGTCCATTATCTAGTAGTTAAAGGACCATTTGGTGATATGAAGGTGAATCcgaaaatatataagtttgaatTCAACGAGAATGAAACAGAAACACAATTTGTAACATTGCCATTACCAGACTCAGCCGAATGTAATCGGCTGTTAGCTGCCAAAACTATCAACTTGAG GTTGATCATGTTTTTGGTGTCGAAATAA